One genomic window of uncultured delta proteobacterium includes the following:
- a CDS encoding Malate/lactate dehydrogenase (fragment), protein MASRAMDTAIERAAQNGSCTVSIRNTNHMGILSFYALKAVKRNMIATVMCNTPPFVAAFGGAAPVIGTNPVCWALPGPEFPIVMDMAISPARGASVLRGSTE, encoded by the coding sequence GTGGCTTCAAGGGCCATGGACACGGCCATTGAGCGCGCGGCCCAAAACGGGAGCTGCACGGTTTCCATCCGGAACACCAACCATATGGGCATCCTCAGCTTCTACGCCCTGAAAGCCGTGAAACGGAACATGATCGCAACCGTCATGTGCAACACGCCGCCGTTCGTGGCCGCATTCGGGGGGGCCGCGCCCGTCATCGGCACCAACCCGGTCTGCTGGGCGCTGCCGGGCCCGGAATTTCCCATCGTCATGGACATGGCCATTTCCCCGGCGCGCGGCGCTTCCGTCTTGCGGGGTAGCACGGAATAA
- a CDS encoding putative Stress responsive A/B Barrel Domain (Evidence 3 : Function proposed based on presence of conserved amino acid motif, structural feature or limited homology) has product MVHHIVIWRLKKTFSDAERAKALEALMREAETLKSIAGVTGFTLTTKIHPRTNLGADLLLHSTHASQADLDTYYDHPLHTSFVERIQPYVDSRDRIDFEA; this is encoded by the coding sequence ATGGTACACCATATCGTGATCTGGAGGCTGAAAAAGACCTTCTCCGACGCGGAACGCGCCAAGGCCCTGGAAGCCCTGATGCGGGAAGCGGAAACCCTGAAAAGCATCGCCGGGGTGACCGGATTTACCCTGACCACCAAAATCCACCCGCGCACGAACCTGGGCGCGGACCTGCTGCTGCACAGCACCCACGCAAGCCAGGCGGATCTGGACACGTACTACGACCATCCCCTGCACACGTCTTTTGTCGAACGCATCCAGCCCTACGTCGATTCCCGCGACCGGATCGATTTCGAAGCGTAA
- a CDS encoding conserved hypothetical protein (Evidence 4 : Homologs of previously reported genes of unknown function), with product MLYEDVLRFIATQPRLKLETWPTPMMPMDGLRRALLAEGPCPKLWVKREDMTSYGLGGDKIRRLEFAFAKAIEANAEVIIISGGIHSNSILQVSAVCARLGLECEVFVTRPNNATPDDENDAVNVMICLLHGARVHLMGPLENAERVTGERVEELKAEGRKPFLIEPGGTSPYSTLGAVLCLHELLEQTREKGFTPSAIVAPTGWCGNAAGFLIGLALLAGSGGPSIPLYVFDTFGKDAAVPARKRILNIVSGCWKLMGLPGKCDDALLHLSTEFAGQGISRPDERAIEAIRFLGCKEGLLLDPSYTGKCMAGLLHMIRNKAFTQKDNVVYLHPGGMPAMFAMRRIL from the coding sequence ATGCTTTACGAGGATGTTTTGCGTTTTATCGCGACCCAGCCGCGATTGAAGCTCGAAACCTGGCCGACGCCCATGATGCCCATGGACGGCCTGCGCCGCGCCCTCCTGGCGGAAGGTCCCTGCCCGAAACTGTGGGTCAAGCGGGAAGACATGACCTCTTACGGGCTCGGCGGCGACAAGATCAGGCGGCTGGAGTTCGCCTTTGCCAAGGCGATAGAGGCGAACGCCGAGGTCATCATCATTTCCGGCGGCATCCATTCCAATTCCATTCTCCAGGTATCGGCCGTCTGCGCGCGGCTCGGCCTGGAGTGCGAAGTGTTTGTCACCCGGCCCAACAACGCGACCCCTGACGACGAAAACGACGCCGTGAACGTCATGATCTGCCTGCTGCACGGCGCGCGGGTCCACCTTATGGGACCGCTGGAAAACGCCGAAAGGGTCACCGGGGAGCGGGTCGAGGAGCTTAAGGCCGAAGGGCGCAAACCGTTTCTCATCGAGCCGGGCGGCACATCGCCCTATTCCACCCTCGGCGCCGTTCTTTGCCTGCACGAGCTTTTGGAGCAGACCCGCGAAAAGGGGTTCACACCCAGCGCCATCGTCGCGCCCACGGGCTGGTGCGGCAACGCCGCGGGCTTCCTCATCGGCCTGGCCCTCCTGGCCGGATCCGGCGGCCCGAGCATCCCGCTGTATGTCTTTGACACCTTCGGCAAGGATGCGGCCGTTCCGGCGCGCAAGCGCATCCTGAACATCGTGTCCGGATGCTGGAAGCTCATGGGGCTTCCGGGCAAATGCGACGACGCGCTGTTGCACCTGTCCACGGAATTCGCGGGCCAGGGCATTTCCCGCCCGGACGAGCGGGCCATTGAAGCCATCCGGTTCCTGGGCTGCAAGGAAGGCCTGCTCCTGGACCCCAGCTATACCGGCAAATGCATGGCCGGGCTTTTGCACATGATCCGGAACAAGGCCTTTACCCAGAAGGACAACGTCGTGTATCTGCACCCCGGCGGCATGCCCGCCATGTTCGCCATGCGGCGGATACTCTGA
- a CDS encoding conserved hypothetical protein (Evidence 4 : Homologs of previously reported genes of unknown function) — protein sequence MDKNDTITRLFSLKGKTALVTGGARGIGLAYARVLAGAGADVALADLLEDKAEESAAALAEEFGVKTMGLYVDVTNPESCAAMVGAVAKRFGGLNIAVANAGVTVPGVSTMNHTAEQWDRVYAVNVKGVFLTDQAVGRFMIEQGKGGRIVNMCSMTATTISVHPYGSGGAYSSSKAAVKQLTRSFAYELAPYNIVVNSISPGWIRTDMTQHYWDDPAMGGEKIARTPLRRAGEVGELEGMMLYLASEAASFTTGTDVILDGGFSIP from the coding sequence ATGGATAAAAATGATACAATTACACGGCTTTTTTCCCTGAAAGGCAAAACCGCTCTTGTGACGGGCGGCGCCAGGGGAATCGGGCTTGCCTACGCCAGGGTTCTGGCCGGAGCCGGGGCGGACGTGGCGCTTGCCGACCTTCTGGAAGACAAGGCCGAGGAATCCGCCGCAGCCCTGGCCGAGGAATTCGGGGTTAAAACCATGGGGTTGTACGTGGATGTGACAAATCCTGAATCGTGCGCGGCCATGGTTGGCGCCGTGGCAAAGCGGTTTGGCGGGCTGAACATAGCCGTGGCCAACGCCGGGGTGACCGTTCCCGGGGTCAGCACCATGAATCACACGGCGGAGCAATGGGACCGCGTATACGCCGTCAACGTCAAGGGTGTTTTCCTGACGGACCAGGCGGTGGGGCGGTTCATGATCGAACAGGGCAAGGGCGGGCGCATCGTGAACATGTGCTCCATGACGGCCACGACCATCTCCGTGCACCCGTATGGCAGCGGCGGCGCCTATTCCTCCTCCAAGGCCGCCGTGAAACAACTGACGCGGTCCTTCGCCTACGAACTCGCCCCCTATAACATTGTCGTCAATTCCATCAGTCCCGGCTGGATCCGCACGGACATGACCCAGCATTACTGGGACGATCCCGCCATGGGCGGCGAGAAGATCGCCAGAACGCCGCTGCGCCGGGCGGGCGAGGTCGGGGAGTTGGAAGGGATGATGCTGTACCTGGCTTCCGAGGCCGCAAGTTTTACCACCGGAACCGACGTTATTCTCGACGGCGGTTTTAGTATCCCCTGA
- a CDS encoding putative Leu/Ile/Val-binding protein homolog 8 (Evidence 3 : Function proposed based on presence of conserved amino acid motif, structural feature or limited homology), with translation MRKVLVVAMAGLLLAAFSGTALAAEKVRLGLITPLTGTLSFGGNEVKNGVSLAIEEKKTLFGKEIELVVADAPDSTAAVAEMERLHSREGLNVVFGGYGSALEEAWQKVSEREKKLCLGVVNWSDKLTAGGLKYYYRFAATVSMLSASLVDFLNKEAPAVLKKDKKDIIVVVVNGDLTSYVANPIIADLKKAGYTNITHETYPSDLKDFTSLILKIRRAKPDILIPCQYTADGMAFRRQMVAMDYEPAIAVGGGLIYDQPEFADLGPKGADGILCTSFTNPAMNPNVAPGLREFQEKYTKRFGHPPLTHALSGYAGAQTYLKVLEKAGSLDVDVVRKALAETNIPEGETPAYWGMKFDETGQNVLARQGVVAQWKKGVYTVVWPAKFATDKLELPLKPFSKR, from the coding sequence ATGCGCAAAGTACTCGTAGTAGCGATGGCCGGCCTGCTTTTGGCCGCCTTTTCCGGAACGGCCCTGGCTGCGGAAAAGGTGCGGCTGGGCCTGATTACCCCTCTGACCGGCACGCTTTCCTTTGGCGGGAATGAAGTGAAAAACGGCGTGTCTCTGGCTATTGAAGAAAAGAAAACACTGTTCGGCAAAGAAATCGAACTGGTTGTCGCGGATGCGCCCGATTCCACGGCGGCCGTGGCTGAGATGGAACGGCTGCACAGCCGCGAAGGTCTGAACGTGGTCTTCGGCGGGTACGGTTCCGCCCTGGAGGAAGCCTGGCAGAAAGTGTCCGAGCGGGAAAAGAAACTCTGTCTCGGCGTGGTCAACTGGTCCGACAAGCTGACCGCCGGCGGGTTGAAGTACTACTACCGCTTTGCCGCCACGGTCAGCATGCTCAGCGCGAGCCTGGTCGACTTCCTGAACAAGGAAGCGCCCGCTGTGCTGAAAAAAGACAAAAAGGACATTATCGTCGTCGTGGTGAACGGCGATTTGACCAGCTACGTTGCCAACCCCATCATAGCGGACCTGAAAAAGGCCGGTTACACCAATATCACCCACGAAACCTACCCCAGCGACCTGAAAGACTTCACGTCCCTGATCCTGAAGATCCGCCGGGCCAAGCCGGACATTCTCATCCCCTGCCAGTACACGGCTGACGGCATGGCCTTCCGCCGCCAGATGGTTGCCATGGACTACGAACCGGCCATCGCGGTGGGCGGCGGCCTGATCTATGACCAGCCGGAATTCGCCGACCTCGGCCCCAAGGGCGCCGACGGCATCCTGTGCACCAGCTTCACCAACCCGGCCATGAACCCCAATGTCGCTCCCGGCCTGCGCGAATTCCAGGAAAAATACACCAAGCGTTTCGGGCACCCCCCGCTGACCCACGCCCTGTCCGGTTACGCTGGCGCGCAGACCTATCTCAAGGTGCTTGAAAAGGCCGGCTCCCTTGACGTTGACGTCGTCCGCAAGGCCCTGGCCGAAACGAACATCCCCGAAGGGGAAACCCCGGCCTACTGGGGCATGAAGTTTGACGAAACCGGCCAGAACGTCCTGGCCCGCCAAGGTGTTGTGGCCCAGTGGAAGAAGGGCGTCTACACCGTGGTTTGGCCCGCCAAGTTCGCGACCGACAAACTGGAACTTCCCCTGAAGCCTTTCAGCAAGCGCTGA
- a CDS encoding membrane hypothetical protein (Evidence 5 : No homology to any previously reported sequences) yields MDLYLFLSILSAGLCMGGVYAMLAVPFNFQLGQLRVTNFAYGNLLMVAMYTVFICHNNDMPLWGTFAILLPLYFILGWFLRRYIVFTTNENVQILLTMGLAILIENLVQVIWGSFPRSLGGIEEGMMLGEVYVSVTRFKLLCLSLVVLGFGYFFLQRSWYGRCIRALVQQPAMAAVMGINTRSVACVAFAASFCYLAFTGYCLMQLYSVEPHTGHSFLGLCFLIAVLGGIGNLVGTVLSAFLIGIISAFISFYAPGYHDPIIFLFFIAMLLFKPSGLFGEA; encoded by the coding sequence GTGGACCTGTATCTTTTTCTTTCAATCCTCTCGGCGGGCTTGTGCATGGGCGGCGTGTACGCCATGCTCGCCGTGCCCTTCAACTTCCAGCTCGGGCAGTTGCGGGTGACGAACTTCGCCTATGGGAACCTTCTCATGGTGGCGATGTACACCGTGTTCATCTGCCACAACAACGACATGCCCCTCTGGGGAACGTTCGCCATCCTGCTGCCGCTGTATTTCATCCTCGGCTGGTTTTTGCGGCGCTACATCGTTTTCACCACCAATGAAAACGTGCAAATTTTGCTGACCATGGGCCTGGCGATCCTGATCGAAAACCTGGTTCAGGTCATTTGGGGAAGTTTTCCCCGCTCCCTCGGCGGCATTGAGGAAGGCATGATGCTGGGCGAAGTGTACGTCAGCGTCACCCGCTTCAAACTGCTCTGCCTCTCGCTCGTCGTCCTCGGGTTCGGCTATTTTTTCCTGCAAAGGAGCTGGTACGGGCGCTGTATACGCGCGCTTGTCCAGCAGCCCGCCATGGCCGCGGTCATGGGCATCAACACCCGTTCGGTGGCCTGCGTGGCTTTTGCGGCCAGCTTCTGCTACCTGGCGTTCACCGGCTACTGCCTCATGCAGCTCTACAGCGTGGAGCCGCACACCGGGCACAGTTTCCTCGGCCTGTGTTTCCTCATCGCGGTTTTGGGCGGCATCGGCAATCTGGTTGGCACGGTGTTGTCAGCCTTTCTCATCGGGATTATCTCGGCGTTCATCTCTTTTTACGCGCCGGGTTATCACGACCCGATCATTTTTCTCTTCTTCATCGCGATGCTGCTGTTTAAACCCTCCGGTCTGTTTGGGGAGGCCTAG
- a CDS encoding Putative branched-chain amino acid ABC transporter, permease protein (fragment) (Evidence 3 : Function proposed based on presence of conserved amino acid motif, structural feature or limited homology) — protein sequence MVFDSVILSMKLRDRRLLCFFGLALAVLALLPQTSILGNWGTHIVILVMFYSTLAGAWNLLGGYTGQFSVGHAAFFGIAGYTMGILMAQKVSGPLLGAALGVCMSVLLALLVGFCTMRLRGIFFALTTMALAEILRKIALYQDNLTGGTLGLSLVIPGVSKTEYYYIALALMVAMFAALTFFERSRFGLYCIAIRENEDAALATGINTARVKLTATIISAFFTGLGGAFYAAYVGVIEPDVVFSTNLSIKIIILAIIGGTGSLIGPFLGALVVVIPEELIRGFLGGTYAGVSGIAYGLILVVTILLKPSGLRSLLAFAIPHKRD from the coding sequence ATGGTATTTGACTCCGTCATTCTCAGCATGAAGTTGCGCGACCGCCGCCTGCTCTGCTTTTTCGGGCTGGCGCTGGCCGTCCTGGCTCTGCTTCCCCAAACCAGCATCCTGGGCAACTGGGGAACCCATATCGTCATCCTGGTCATGTTCTACTCCACGCTGGCCGGCGCCTGGAACCTGCTGGGCGGGTACACGGGGCAGTTCTCCGTGGGGCACGCGGCCTTTTTCGGCATCGCGGGCTACACCATGGGCATCCTGATGGCGCAGAAAGTCTCCGGCCCCCTGCTCGGGGCCGCGCTCGGCGTGTGCATGTCCGTGCTGCTGGCCCTGCTGGTCGGTTTTTGCACCATGCGCCTCAGAGGCATCTTTTTCGCCCTGACCACCATGGCGCTCGCGGAAATACTGCGCAAGATCGCCTTGTACCAGGATAACCTCACCGGCGGCACGCTCGGGCTGTCCCTGGTCATCCCGGGCGTTTCCAAAACCGAGTACTATTACATAGCGCTGGCCCTGATGGTAGCCATGTTCGCCGCGCTGACCTTTTTCGAGCGCTCCCGCTTCGGGTTGTACTGCATCGCCATCCGGGAGAACGAGGACGCGGCGCTGGCAACAGGCATCAACACCGCCAGGGTCAAGCTGACGGCCACCATCATCTCCGCCTTTTTCACGGGCCTTGGCGGCGCGTTTTACGCGGCCTACGTGGGCGTTATCGAGCCGGACGTGGTGTTCAGCACCAACTTGTCCATCAAGATCATCATTCTCGCCATCATCGGCGGCACGGGTTCCCTCATCGGGCCTTTTCTGGGCGCGCTGGTGGTCGTCATCCCCGAAGAGCTGATCCGCGGCTTTTTGGGCGGCACCTATGCCGGGGTCTCGGGCATAGCCTACGGCCTCATCCTGGTCGTGACCATCCTCCTGAAACCCAGCGGTCTGCGGTCGCTCCTCGCCTTCGCCATACCGCACAAGAGGGATTGA
- the livG gene encoding putative branched-chain amino acid transport protein (ATP binding protein); livG-like protein (Evidence 3 : Function proposed based on presence of conserved amino acid motif, structural feature or limited homology) produces the protein MSELRIESISKHFAGVSAVNNVSFTLEQGSIMGLIGPNGAGKSTVFRMVTGVHRADAGHIFFEGKEITGLPPYTICQRGIAMTSQTTLPFMKMSVLQSTMVGSYLHCPKAADAKKDAFAILEYLQLDGQWNKLVADCNIADRKKAELARALATRPRLLLLDELMAGLNPQEVDMILQKIREIRDDKGITILFVEHLMQAVMSISEKVVVLDHGELIAMGTPAEVSRNEQVITAYLGKNYHAEN, from the coding sequence ATGTCCGAACTGCGCATTGAATCCATATCAAAGCACTTTGCCGGCGTGTCCGCCGTGAACAACGTGAGCTTTACCTTGGAACAGGGCTCCATCATGGGGCTTATCGGCCCCAACGGCGCGGGCAAGTCCACGGTGTTCCGCATGGTCACGGGCGTACACAGGGCGGACGCGGGCCACATCTTTTTCGAGGGCAAGGAAATCACGGGCCTGCCGCCCTATACCATCTGCCAGCGGGGCATTGCCATGACCTCGCAAACCACGTTGCCGTTCATGAAGATGTCCGTGCTGCAAAGCACCATGGTCGGCAGCTACCTCCATTGCCCGAAAGCGGCGGATGCCAAGAAGGACGCCTTCGCGATCCTCGAATACCTGCAACTGGACGGCCAGTGGAACAAACTGGTGGCGGACTGCAACATCGCCGACCGTAAAAAGGCGGAACTGGCCCGGGCGCTGGCGACCCGCCCCCGCCTGCTGCTCCTCGACGAGTTGATGGCGGGCTTAAACCCGCAGGAAGTGGACATGATCCTGCAGAAGATCCGGGAAATCCGGGACGACAAGGGCATTACCATCCTTTTCGTCGAGCACCTGATGCAGGCGGTCATGAGCATTTCCGAGAAAGTCGTGGTGCTTGACCACGGCGAGCTTATCGCCATGGGCACGCCGGCCGAGGTCAGCCGGAACGAGCAGGTGATAACCGCTTACCTGGGGAAGAACTACCATGCTGAAAATTGA
- the braG gene encoding High-affinity branched-chain amino acid transport ATP-binding protein BraG, translating to MLKIENLRVAYGDITVLRGLTLEVGKGELVALVGSNNAGKSTALKAIAGLIPTLGGTITVDGQDVTHMPAHKRAELGLTLIPEAWQLFGSMTVAENLMMGAFLHRKEAEKNKKTMEELLELFPALKDKLGRKANNLSGGERQMVSMCRALMTRPRLLLIDEPSMGLAPVIVDQIFTIIKKLNEQQFSILLVEQNLQLALTAANRGYVLEHGVIAMHDTGDALLSDSKVREKYLGI from the coding sequence ATGCTGAAAATTGAGAATCTGCGCGTCGCCTACGGCGACATTACCGTCTTGCGCGGCCTTACGCTCGAGGTGGGCAAGGGCGAGCTGGTGGCGCTTGTGGGCAGCAACAACGCGGGCAAATCCACGGCCCTCAAAGCCATTGCCGGGCTTATCCCCACGCTGGGCGGCACCATTACCGTTGACGGGCAAGACGTAACCCATATGCCCGCGCACAAACGCGCGGAGCTCGGCCTTACGCTCATTCCCGAAGCCTGGCAGCTTTTCGGCAGCATGACCGTGGCCGAAAACCTGATGATGGGGGCGTTTCTCCACCGCAAGGAAGCGGAGAAGAACAAGAAGACCATGGAGGAACTCCTGGAACTCTTCCCCGCCCTGAAAGACAAACTGGGCCGCAAAGCCAACAACCTTTCCGGCGGCGAGCGCCAGATGGTGAGCATGTGCCGGGCGCTCATGACCCGCCCCCGGCTGCTGCTCATTGACGAGCCCTCCATGGGCCTTGCGCCGGTTATTGTGGACCAGATTTTTACCATCATCAAGAAACTGAACGAGCAGCAGTTCAGCATCCTGCTGGTCGAGCAGAACCTGCAACTGGCGCTTACGGCCGCAAACCGCGGCTATGTTCTGGAACACGGCGTCATCGCCATGCACGACACGGGCGACGCGCTTTTGTCCGATAGTAAAGTCCGGGAAAAGTATCTCGGTATCTAA